The Blautia pseudococcoides genome segment ATTCCTGTAAAAGCTGCCATGAACCTGATGGGCATGGAGGTAGGTCCGCTCCGTTCCCCGCTCACAGAGATGGAAGAGGCAGGCAGGGAAAAGCTGAAAGAGGAAATGGTAAAATTCGGCCTGAAGCTGGCATAATACCAGCCATATCCGTTTTATAAGACCGCCTTTGGTGATGGAGCTTGTGATAGCAAATTTTATTTTTTGGTACAGACTGTGCAGCAAATGTACAGCCCTGTACGGAACAGCTATGAAAGAGGTACAAAAGATGATTAGAATAATTATGAGCGGCTGCAACGGTCATATGGGGCAGGTCATATGCGGACTTGTGAAAGATGACCCGGAGGCTTGTATTGTGGCGGGCATAGATCTTGTTGATAACCGTGACAACGGATATCCGGTGTTCACCAATATAAATGACTGTGATGTGCAGGCAGATGCGATGATTGATTTTTCATCTGCAAAAGCCACAGAATCTGTATTGGCCTATTGTACGGCAAAGAAGCTGCCTCTGGTCCTGTGCACAACAGGGCTTAGTGAGGAGCAGCTTGCGCATGTGGCAGAGGCATCCAAGAGTACAGCAGTGCTGCGCTCCGCCAATATGTCCCTGGGGATCAATACACTTCTGAAGCTGGTGCAGGAGGCTGCAAAGGTTCTGGCCCAGGCAGGCTTTGACATGGAGATCGTTGAAAAGCACCACAACCAGAAGGTGGATGCGCCCAGCGGTACGGCCCTGGCTTTGGCGGACAGCTTGAATGAAGCCATGGACAACCGATATCACTATGTCTATGACAGAAGCCAGACCCGTGAGAAGCGTGATGCCAAGGAAATCGGCCTGTCTGCTGTCCGCGGGGGAAGCATTGTGGGAGAACATGAAGTGATTTTCGCAGGTCCGGACGAGGTGATCGAATTCAAGCACACCGCGTACTCGAAAGCCGTATTCGGCAAAGGTGCTGTGGAGGCTGCCAAATTTCTGAAGGGTAAAGGCCCGGGCATGTACAATATGAGCAATGTTATCAATGGCTGATCACTAACGGGAAGTGCGCAGTGCGGGCTTTATACTGTTATGTAAAAATTTAAAATTTATTTTTAAACCGCCGTAAGACTGTGTAGATGCAGTGTTGTTTTACGGCGGTTTTTCCATTTTATCCGGCATATCTGCCCATACATAAAATCTTACGGAAACGCACATATTAATCGTGACAGTAAAAGTGCCAATAAAGTGCCTTTTATCGTTAAGTACAAAGAGGAAAAGGAGAAACGACCATGCGTAAGATGAAGAAACTTTTATTAAGTGTCCTTCTGGCCGGTGTACTGTGCGTGACAGCCGGATGCGGTGCCACAGATAATGGTGACAACAATGCAGCAACAGAGGACAACAAAGCCGGTGACAACAAAGCCGGTGACAACAAAGCTGGTGACAACAAGGCGAATGATAACAAGAATGGGGCAAATGACGCCAACACTACTGACAGGAACAATGAGAATCCTGCAACAGATAACGGCGCAGCCAATGACACAGGTACAGGAAGCGGAGAAGCCGGCACAGGCGACGGCATGGTAGGTGACCTTGGTGAAGACATCAAAGACGGTGTGGAAGACCTGGGCGATGATGTGAAAAGAGGAGCAGAGGATGTAGGCGACGCAGTGGAAAATAACGCTGACAATGCCACAGACAACAATGCCAATAACAATAACAACAATACTACCACAAATACTCCGTAATTTCTGTATGCGGCAGATACACCAGGAAACCGGGTATCTGCCACTACATATAGTGTATTGCAAAGTAAGGAAACAATACTCTATACAAAAAACTTATAATAGTTAAAATTTTCTAAAAACTGTTGAACAAACGCAGGAATATTGATATAATAAGAATACATTACAGGAGTAAACAACCTGTAAAATACACGTTAAAGGGGTTGGACATCATGAAGTTTATTATAAGCGGAAGAAACATTGATATTACGGACGGATTAAGAAGTGCGGTAGAGGACAAGCTTGGAAAGCTGGAAAAATTCTTCACAGATGACACCGAGATACATGTAACACTGAGCGTAGAAAAAGAACGTCAGAAAATTGAGGTGACCATTCCGGTAAAAGGTAATATCATCCGCTCTGAACAGGTGAGTAACGATATGTATGTCTCCATCGACCTGGTAGAAGAGATCATCGAAAGACAGTTACGAAAATATAGGAAAAAAATCATCGACAAAAAACAGAACGCAGGGACCTTCCAGCAGGCATTTATGGAGAAGGACTTTGAAGATGAGAATACCAACGAGATCAAGATCATCCGTACCAAGAAATTCGGATTCAAACCTATGTATCCAGAAGATGCATGTGTACAGATGGAACTGTTAGGACACAACTTTTTCGTTTTCCTGAATGCTGAGACGGAAGAAGTGAATGTTGTTTATAAGAGAAAGGGAAATACTTACGGGCTGATCGAGCCGGATTTTAATGAATAAGAAAAATAAGAGTGAAAAAAGGCTTCGGTGAATCCGGAGCCTTTTTGGAAGAAAGAATTACAGTAATTCTGAAATGAAAAAGGGGGAATAAGACTTTGAAAATGAACATATCACTGCGACTGTGCGGTGATGATGGACAGAAGATTTTTGGAAAAGGGATAGCACAGCTTCTCCGGCTGATAGACACGGAAGGTTCCATGAATGCCGCAGTGAAGAGGATGGGAATTGCCTACAGCAAGGCATGGAAGATACTCCGTAATGCGGAAACCCAACTGGGGTTTGAACTGGTGGCAAAACAGACCGGAGGCAGGAATGGGGGCGGTTCCGTACTGACTCCTAAGGGGCGAAGCTTTTTGGAAAAATTTGAAGCCTTTGAAAGTGAGTCCAAAGTGTTTTTTACAGGCGGTGTGGCAAGATATGGAATATTCCGAAAAACGCTCCAGGAATATCTGAAGCTGGAGGTATGTACCCACAGTCTGGCACAGTATGCAGGTGCTATAGGGGCTGCCGTGATCGCAAGTGAGAAACAAAGAGTGAAGCAGTAACGCAGGAAACTGCCTGCGGGGGAGGAGTCCGGTTTGCCGGACTTCTTTTTTTTGTTGTTTTCAAAGAAAGAAAGTGTTACAATATAAAGTAATGTGGAATAATATCCACGAAAATAGGTTTTCCTATTTGTATGGAAACCCTACAGCAGTCTGAAAATTGGAAAATTAGGAGCATAAAACATGAGTTTAGTTCAAAAAATGTTTGGAACCCACAGTGAGAGGGAATTAAAACGTATCACTGCCACTGTGGACAAAATCGAAGCTCTGCGCCCCACCATGCAGGCGTTAAGTGACGACGAGCTGCGCGGTAAGACCAGGGAATATAAAAAACGTCTGGAAGAAGGAGAGACACTGGATGACCTGCTGCCGGAAGCATTTGCTACGGTGAGAGAGGCTGCCAAGCGTGTGCTGAATATGGAGCACTACAGGGTGCAGCTCATCGGCGGTATTATCCTTCATCAGGGCCGTATTGCCGAGATGAAGACAGGTGAAGGTAAAACCCTTGTTTCCACACTCCCGGCATATTTAAATGCACTGGAAGGACAAGGCGTACACATTGTAACCGTCAACGATTACCTGGCACACCGTGATGCGGAGTGGATGGGCAAGGTCCATGAGTTTTTGGGACTGACCGTAGGTGTGGTCCTGAACTCCATGAAAAATGACGAGAGACGCACGCAGTACGCGTGTGATATCACTTATGTGACCAACAACGAGCTGGGATTCGACTACCTGCGTGACAACATGGTGATCTACAAAGAGCAGCTTGTACAGAGAGATCTGCACTATGCCATCATTGATGAGGTGGACTCCGTGCTGGTCGATGAGGCAAGAACACCTCTTATTATTTCCGGACAGAGCGGAAAGTCTACCCGTCTTTACGAAGTCTGCGATATACTGGCAAAACAGCTGGAGCGCGGTGAGGCCAGCGGGGAAATGACAAAGATGACAGCCATCATGGGAGAGGAGATCATCGAGACCGGGGATTTCATTGTCAATGAGAAGGACAAGATCGTCAACCTGACTGAGCAGGGTGTCCATAAAGTAGAGAAATTCTTCAGCATTGAAAACCTGGCAGATCCGGAAAATCTGGAGATCCAGCATAATATCATTCTTGCGCTGCGCGCCCACAACCTCATGTTCCGTGACCAGGATTATGTGGTAAAAGACGACGAAGTCCTGATCGTGGATGAGTTCACGGGACGTATCATGCCGGGACGCCGTTACTCAGACGGTCTTCACCAGGCCATCGAGGCAAAAGAGCATGTAAAGGTGAGACGAGAGAGCAAGACACTTGCCACTATCACTTTCCAGAACTTCTTTAACAAATATGTCAAGAAGTCAGGTATGACCGGTACTGCGCTCACAGAGGAGAAAGAGTTCCGTGACATTTACGGCATGGATGTTATTGAGATCCCCACCAACAAGCCGGTGGCTCGTATTGACAGCGACGATGCTGTTTATATGACAAAGAAAGAAAAGTTCAGTGCTGTGGTTGAGGCCATCAAAGAAGCACATGCCAAAAAACAGCCGGTGCTGGTTGGTACCATTACCATTGAGACTTCGGAGCTTTTAAGCCGTATGCTGAAACGCGAGGGCATCCAGCACCAGGTATTGAACGCCAAATTCCATGAGATGGAGGCTGAGATCGTGGCCCATGCCGGTGAGGCGGGAACGGTTACCATTGCCACCAACATGGCCGGCCGTGGTACGGATATTAAGCTGGACGATGTGTCCAGACAGGCAGGCGGCCTGAAGATCATCGGTACCGAACGCCATGAGTCAAGACGAATTGATAACCAGCTGCGAGGCCGTTCCGGACGTCAGGGAGACCCGGGTGAATCCCGTTTCTATATTTCCCTGGAAGATGATCTGATGCGTCTGTTCGGTTCCGAGAAGCTGATGTCTGTGTTCAAATCCCTGGGCGTTGCGGAGAACGAGCAGATTGAGCATAAAATGCTCTCCAGTGCCATTGAGAAAGCACAGAAGAAGATTGAGGGCAACAACTACGGAATCCGTAAGAATCTGCTGGAATATGACCAGGTAAACAACGAGCAGCGCGAGATCATTTATAAAGAAAGACGCCGGGTTCTGGACGGAGAAAACATGCGGGAATCTATCTACAAGATGATCACCGATACCGTGGAACATGCGGTTGACATGTGCATCTCCGATGACCTGGATTCTGAAGAATGGGATCTGGGAGAACTGGACAGTGTCCTTCTTCCCACCATTCCGCTGCAGCCGATCACAAAAGAAAAAGTAAAAGGTCTGAAGAAGAACCAGTTAAAACAGAATCTCAAAGAAGAGGCAGTCAAGCTCTACGAGGAGAAAGAGGCAGAGTTCCCGGAACCGGAGCAGCTTCGTGAACTGGAGCGTGTGATCCTTCTCAAGGTGATCGACCAGAAGTGGATGGATCACATCGACGATATGGACCAGCTCCGCCAGGGTATCGGTCTGCAGGCGTACGGCCAGCGTGATCCAAAGGTAGAGTATAAGATGCAGGCATATGAAATGTTTGACACCATGATCTCCGCCATCCAGGAGACCACCCTGCGTCTGCTGTACCATGTAAGGATCGAGCAGAAAGTGGAGAGAGAGCAGGTTGCCCAGGTGACAGGCACCAACAAGGATGAATCCGGTCCGAAAAAACCGGTACAGAGAGCAGAGAAAAAGGTATATCCAAATGATCCCTGCCCCTGCGGAAGCGGTAAGAAATATAAACAGTGCTGCGGCAGAAAGCCGGTTTAAACAGTACACACAAAAGACCACAGTAATATACGGGGCTGTTACATCCGGGGGATTTTCCGGGCTGCAACGGCCCCGGTATATGTCAGTATACGGGTGTGTATAAAACACATCCTATGTGAGCAGGAAGGTGAGAAAATGGGACAGATGGTGGATTTCACCATGGAGCGCGAGGGTCTGGTAAAACCCGGCGACCGCGTAGATCTGAAGGAGGACAGGGCCAGCACCATGTCAGGTATGATGTATTATTATACCATCAAGGATGCCATCGCCATGTCCAGCAATCTGAAACGGCCGCTCACAAAGCTTGCAGGCACTGTGCGCAGGGTCGAACAGCAGGTATCCATTTACATGGTGACTGTGGAGATCGACGAAGAATAAAAATAAAAAAATATTCACAGAAAGAGGTGAAGCTAAATGGTAGAATTAGACCAGTTCAAATATACTTTGAACAACTACACAGGACCATTAGTGGAAGTGAGGGATTCACTTTAACCTGGCTAATAAGGAAAAGCGGGTTGAAGAATTAGAGAGGGAAATGGAGGCGCCGGATTTCTGGGATAACCCGGAGCGGTCCCAGAAGATGATGAAGGAGCTGAGCACCCTCAAAGAAGATATAGAGATTTACAACAAGCTCCAGAACCAGAAGGAAGAGATCGAGCTGATGATAGAGATGGGATACGAGGAGAATGACGCCTCCGTCATCCCGGATATCCAGGAAATGCTGGATGAGTTTATCACGGACTTTGAAAATATCCGTGTAAAAACACTTCTGTCAGGAGAATATGACAAGGACAACGCCATTGTCACCCTCCATGCAGGGGCCGGCGGAACCGAGTCCTGCGACTGGGCAAGTATGCTGTACCGTATGTATATGAAGTGGGCGGACCGCCACGGCTTCAGCACAGAGGTACTGGATTATCTGGATGGGGACGAGGCAGGGATCAAGTCTGTGACTTTCCAGGTCAACGGGGAAAATGCCTACGGATATCTGAAGTCTGAAAAAGGCGTTCACCGTCTTGTCCGTATTTCACCGTTCAACGCAGCGGGTAAACGCCAGACTTCCTTTGTATCCTGCGATGTAATGCCGGATATTGAGGAGGATGTGGACGTAGAGATCAAAGATGATGATCTGAGGATAGACACCTACCGTTCCAGCGGTGCGGGCGGACAGCATATTAATAAAACCTCCTCCGCCATACGAATCACCCATCTCCCCACAGGGATCGTGGTACAGTGCCAGAACGAGCGGTCACAGTTCCAGAATAAAGACAAGGCCATGCAGATGCTGAAAGCTAAGCTGTTTCTTCTGAAACAGCAGGAGCAGGAACAGAAACTCTCCGGTATCCAGGGAGAATTGACAGACATTGGCTGGGGCAGTCAGATCCGTTCTTATGTGATGCAGCCGTACACTATGGTGAAGGACCATCGTACAAACGAGGAATCCGGAAATGTGGATGCGGTTATGAACGGTGCCATTGATAACTTTATCAATGCCTATTTAAAGTGGATTGCTTTGGGAAATAAGAAAAACAGTTGATAAAATTGCCTAAATGTGCTAATATCTTTTGGAGACATACAAATGTATTCCAAGAACAAACAAAGGGGAAGAAAATGTCAGACAATAAAAGGTATTTTGTAGTAACAGAAAAAGCAGTGCCGGAAGTCCTCTTGAAGGTAGTGGAAGCCAAGAAACTACTGGAATCCAAAAGGTCTGTCACGGTGCAGGAAGCAGTGGAAGCTGTGGGTATCAGCAGAAGTTCCTTTTATAAATATAAGGATGATATCTTTCCTTTTAAAGAAAAAACCAAAGGACAGAACATTACATTCATACTTCAGATGGATGACGAGCCTGGGCTGCTCTCTGCGGTATTAAGGACCATTGCCCAGTATCACGGCAACATTCTGACCGTACACCAGAGTATTCCGATCAACGGGATAGCCAGTCTGACCATCAGCGTGGAGATCCTGCCCACACAGGGGGATGCGGAGACTATGGTGGATGAAATAGAGCACATTGAGGGCGTACATTATCTGAAAATCTTAGGCAGGGAGTAAAAGCATGATACAGATAGCAGTTTTAGGATACGGAACCGTAGGTTCAGGCGTTGTGGAAGTTATTAACACCAATCATGAGAGCATCAACAAGAAGGCCGGCGAGGAGATCAATATCAAATACGTGCTGGATCTGAGAGAATTTCCGGGAGACCCGGTGGAAGATGTTCTTGTGCATGATTTTGAGACCATTATCAATGACCCGGAAGTACAGATCATCGTGGAGGTTATGGGGGGCGTGGAGCCTGCTTATACCTTTACCAAGCGTGCGCTGGAGGCAGGCAAATGTGTCTGCACATCCAACAAAGAGCTGGTTGCAAGACACGGACTGGAGCTTCTTGAGATTGCCAGGGAAAAAGACATCAACTATTTATTCGAGGCAAGCTGCGGCGGAGGGATCCCCATTATCCGACCACTGAACTCTTCTCTGACAGCGGACGAGATTGACGAGATTTCCGGTATATTAAACGGAACAACCAACTATATCCTTACCAAAATGGCGGAGGAGAATGCGGATTTTGAGGATGTGCTGAAAGAGGCACAGGAGAAAGGCTATGCAGAGCGCAATCCGGAGGCGGATGTGGAAGGCTTTGATGCCTGCAGGAAAATTGCCATTCTCTCCTCCCTGGCATTCGGATGCCATGTGGATTATGAGGACATTTATACAGAGGGAATCACTAAGATCACGGTGGAGGATGTGAAATATGCCAAAGGCATTGGCATGAGCATCAAGCTGCTGGCAACCAGCAAAAGGGAAGACGGCAGGTTTTATGCCATGGTAAGCCCGGTGCTGGTAGGGCAGGACAGCCCTCTCTACAGCGTAAACGGTGTATTTAACGCTATTTTCATACACGGCAATGTGCTGGGCGACGCCATGTTCTACGGCAGCGGCGCTGGCAAGCTTCCCACTGCGAGTGCGGTGGTGGGCGATGTGGTTGACTGTGCAAAGCATCTGCACAGAAATATCATGATGAGCTGGAGCAGCAAACGTCTGGAACGGATGGACATCAAAGATGTGGAGCATCCTTTCTTTGTGCGCATCAAAGGCAGCATGACAGGCGATATCGGCAGTGTGGAAGAAGTGTTTGGAAAAGTAAAGACAGTGGGTGTGCCTGATGTGGCGGGAGAATTCGGTTTTGTCACAGCGCCCATGAGTGAGGCGGCGTTTGAAGAGAAAGCGGCCAAACTTCCGGACATTATCACAAGAATCCGCGTTCGTGCATAGAGGTGCTGAGAATGAAATACGTTTTGATATTAGGCGACGGAATGGCTGATGAGCCGCTTCAAGAACTGGGCGGCAGGACGCCTCTGGCGTATGCCCATACCCCCGCTATGGATGAATTGGCGGCTTTGTCGGAGATTGGTATGGTAAAGACCGTACCGGAGGGGATGAATCCCGGAAGTGACACAGCGAACCTGTCAGTTCTGGGTTACGACCCCAAGGTATATTACTCAGGGCGTTCTCCTCTGGAGGCACTGAATATCGGTGTGGAAATGAAAGACGGGGATGTTGCCATACGCGCCAATATTGTCACACTCTCCGAGGAAGAGGAGAATTACGAAGACAAGAGGATTTTAGACCACAGCTCCGATGACATCAGCACAGAGGATGCTGCGGTGTTGTTAGAAGCGGTGAAAAAAGAGCTGCAGAACGAAATGTTCCAGTTCTATGTGGGAACCAGCTACCGCCACTGCCTGATCTGGGCAAAAGGCGATGTGGTGCCTTTGACACCGCCCCACGATATCCGAGGAAAAGGTATTAAAGACTATCTGCCCAAGGAACAGCTTCTTTTGGACATGCAGAAAAAGAGCTATGAGATTCTGGCCCACCATCCTCTGAATGAGGAGAGAAAGAAAAATGGTCTGAATCCGGCAAACAGCTTGTGGTTCTGGGGAGCAGGAACAAAGCCTGCCCTGTCTTCTTTTGAGGAAAAATACCACAAGAAAGGCGCCATGATCTCCGCAGTGGATCTGCTAAAAGGAATTGCGGTGGGTACGGATATGTATAATATCACCGTGGAAGGCGCAAACGGCGGCCTGAACACTAACTATGAAGGAAAAGCACAGGCGGCTGTGGACGCACTGCTGAAAGAGGGATACGATTTTGCGTATATCCATGTGGAGGCACCGGACGAGATGGGCCACCAGGGCAGTGTGGAAAAGAAAATAAAAGCGATCGAATATCTGGACGCCAGGGTGATCCGCCCGGTAAAAGACGCGCTGGATGCATCCGGCGAGGCATATCGGATGCTGGTCCTTCCTGACCATCCGACCCCTATCTGTGTGAAGACACATACAGCCAACCCGGTTCCTTATCTCTTGTATGACAGCAGGAGACAGGAGACACATGACTGGACGTATAACGAGGAGGAGGCTTCTAAGAGCGGGGAGCTGGTGGAAAAAGGGCATGAGCTGATGGGGTATTTGTTTGAGGCTAAATAGTCATACGAAAAGATAAATATGAAAAAGAAGATATAGCAGGAACTGCGGCCGTTAAGCCGTGTTCCTGCTTGCTTTTTATATGGAATCCGGGTTATAAAGATGAATTATAAAGAAATGATTGTGAACGGCATAAGATCCTTGAAATTAGACAACCTGGCACAAATCAATATACTAACTGGAGATAATAACTGCGGAATAACCAGTGTTTTAGAGGTGCTGGAGAGCTTTGGACAGCCGGATGATTTTCGTACCTGGCGTTCGTGTTTCTGACGTCCCACAGTAAGGAGGCTATAGACAGAATCCTCAAATGTGCTCCTGAGATCAGGGAAGATATGGCAGTGTATACGCTTTATAAAGAGGAGACAGAGACATCTGTCAGGAGGCTGACTGCAGAAAAGGCAATAGAAGTTCAGGAGTG includes the following:
- the dapB gene encoding 4-hydroxy-tetrahydrodipicolinate reductase, whose product is MIRIIMSGCNGHMGQVICGLVKDDPEACIVAGIDLVDNRDNGYPVFTNINDCDVQADAMIDFSSAKATESVLAYCTAKKLPLVLCTTGLSEEQLAHVAEASKSTAVLRSANMSLGINTLLKLVQEAAKVLAQAGFDMEIVEKHHNQKVDAPSGTALALADSLNEAMDNRYHYVYDRSQTREKRDAKEIGLSAVRGGSIVGEHEVIFAGPDEVIEFKHTAYSKAVFGKGAVEAAKFLKGKGPGMYNMSNVING
- the hpf gene encoding ribosome hibernation-promoting factor, HPF/YfiA family, producing MKFIISGRNIDITDGLRSAVEDKLGKLEKFFTDDTEIHVTLSVEKERQKIEVTIPVKGNIIRSEQVSNDMYVSIDLVEEIIERQLRKYRKKIIDKKQNAGTFQQAFMEKDFEDENTNEIKIIRTKKFGFKPMYPEDACVQMELLGHNFFVFLNAETEEVNVVYKRKGNTYGLIEPDFNE
- a CDS encoding winged helix-turn-helix domain-containing protein, whose translation is MNISLRLCGDDGQKIFGKGIAQLLRLIDTEGSMNAAVKRMGIAYSKAWKILRNAETQLGFELVAKQTGGRNGGGSVLTPKGRSFLEKFEAFESESKVFFTGGVARYGIFRKTLQEYLKLEVCTHSLAQYAGAIGAAVIASEKQRVKQ
- the secA gene encoding preprotein translocase subunit SecA, translated to MSLVQKMFGTHSERELKRITATVDKIEALRPTMQALSDDELRGKTREYKKRLEEGETLDDLLPEAFATVREAAKRVLNMEHYRVQLIGGIILHQGRIAEMKTGEGKTLVSTLPAYLNALEGQGVHIVTVNDYLAHRDAEWMGKVHEFLGLTVGVVLNSMKNDERRTQYACDITYVTNNELGFDYLRDNMVIYKEQLVQRDLHYAIIDEVDSVLVDEARTPLIISGQSGKSTRLYEVCDILAKQLERGEASGEMTKMTAIMGEEIIETGDFIVNEKDKIVNLTEQGVHKVEKFFSIENLADPENLEIQHNIILALRAHNLMFRDQDYVVKDDEVLIVDEFTGRIMPGRRYSDGLHQAIEAKEHVKVRRESKTLATITFQNFFNKYVKKSGMTGTALTEEKEFRDIYGMDVIEIPTNKPVARIDSDDAVYMTKKEKFSAVVEAIKEAHAKKQPVLVGTITIETSELLSRMLKREGIQHQVLNAKFHEMEAEIVAHAGEAGTVTIATNMAGRGTDIKLDDVSRQAGGLKIIGTERHESRRIDNQLRGRSGRQGDPGESRFYISLEDDLMRLFGSEKLMSVFKSLGVAENEQIEHKMLSSAIEKAQKKIEGNNYGIRKNLLEYDQVNNEQREIIYKERRRVLDGENMRESIYKMITDTVEHAVDMCISDDLDSEEWDLGELDSVLLPTIPLQPITKEKVKGLKKNQLKQNLKEEAVKLYEEKEAEFPEPEQLRELERVILLKVIDQKWMDHIDDMDQLRQGIGLQAYGQRDPKVEYKMQAYEMFDTMISAIQETTLRLLYHVRIEQKVEREQVAQVTGTNKDESGPKKPVQRAEKKVYPNDPCPCGSGKKYKQCCGRKPV
- the prfB gene encoding peptide chain release factor 2 (programmed frameshift), with the protein product MVELDQFKYTLNNYTGPLVEVRDSLNLANKEKRVEELEREMEAPDFWDNPERSQKMMKELSTLKEDIEIYNKLQNQKEEIELMIEMGYEENDASVIPDIQEMLDEFITDFENIRVKTLLSGEYDKDNAIVTLHAGAGGTESCDWASMLYRMYMKWADRHGFSTEVLDYLDGDEAGIKSVTFQVNGENAYGYLKSEKGVHRLVRISPFNAAGKRQTSFVSCDVMPDIEEDVDVEIKDDDLRIDTYRSSGAGGQHINKTSSAIRITHLPTGIVVQCQNERSQFQNKDKAMQMLKAKLFLLKQQEQEQKLSGIQGELTDIGWGSQIRSYVMQPYTMVKDHRTNEESGNVDAVMNGAIDNFINAYLKWIALGNKKNS
- a CDS encoding ACT domain-containing protein; this encodes MSDNKRYFVVTEKAVPEVLLKVVEAKKLLESKRSVTVQEAVEAVGISRSSFYKYKDDIFPFKEKTKGQNITFILQMDDEPGLLSAVLRTIAQYHGNILTVHQSIPINGIASLTISVEILPTQGDAETMVDEIEHIEGVHYLKILGRE
- a CDS encoding homoserine dehydrogenase encodes the protein MIQIAVLGYGTVGSGVVEVINTNHESINKKAGEEINIKYVLDLREFPGDPVEDVLVHDFETIINDPEVQIIVEVMGGVEPAYTFTKRALEAGKCVCTSNKELVARHGLELLEIAREKDINYLFEASCGGGIPIIRPLNSSLTADEIDEISGILNGTTNYILTKMAEENADFEDVLKEAQEKGYAERNPEADVEGFDACRKIAILSSLAFGCHVDYEDIYTEGITKITVEDVKYAKGIGMSIKLLATSKREDGRFYAMVSPVLVGQDSPLYSVNGVFNAIFIHGNVLGDAMFYGSGAGKLPTASAVVGDVVDCAKHLHRNIMMSWSSKRLERMDIKDVEHPFFVRIKGSMTGDIGSVEEVFGKVKTVGVPDVAGEFGFVTAPMSEAAFEEKAAKLPDIITRIRVRA
- a CDS encoding cofactor-independent phosphoglycerate mutase, which encodes MKYVLILGDGMADEPLQELGGRTPLAYAHTPAMDELAALSEIGMVKTVPEGMNPGSDTANLSVLGYDPKVYYSGRSPLEALNIGVEMKDGDVAIRANIVTLSEEEENYEDKRILDHSSDDISTEDAAVLLEAVKKELQNEMFQFYVGTSYRHCLIWAKGDVVPLTPPHDIRGKGIKDYLPKEQLLLDMQKKSYEILAHHPLNEERKKNGLNPANSLWFWGAGTKPALSSFEEKYHKKGAMISAVDLLKGIAVGTDMYNITVEGANGGLNTNYEGKAQAAVDALLKEGYDFAYIHVEAPDEMGHQGSVEKKIKAIEYLDARVIRPVKDALDASGEAYRMLVLPDHPTPICVKTHTANPVPYLLYDSRRQETHDWTYNEEEASKSGELVEKGHELMGYLFEAK